The following proteins are encoded in a genomic region of Prochlorococcus marinus XMU1408:
- a CDS encoding TIGR02450 family Trp-rich protein — protein MNWPPFKAWTCRYEVEGHSHFVAINYGGKHQDRWVLLMSVLDSSVVLKVPWLELDDLLYWECGWSPKPSKLVNNKTKIKTTNCIHLSIDSGLTIPITKDSIRPWFNTI, from the coding sequence ATGAATTGGCCTCCATTTAAAGCATGGACTTGTAGGTATGAAGTTGAGGGACACAGCCATTTTGTTGCTATAAACTATGGTGGTAAACATCAAGATAGATGGGTTCTCTTGATGTCTGTTCTAGATTCTAGTGTAGTATTAAAAGTTCCTTGGTTAGAATTAGATGACCTACTTTATTGGGAATGCGGTTGGAGCCCAAAACCTTCTAAATTAGTTAACAATAAAACTAAAATAAAAACTACTAATTGTATACATCTATCTATTGATTCAGGATTAACTATACCAATTACTAAAGATAGTATTAGACCTTGGTTTAATACTATATAA
- a CDS encoding chlorophyll a/b binding light-harvesting protein, with the protein MQTYGNSAVTYGWWAGNSGVTNRSGKFIAAHAAHTGLIAFWAGAFTLFELARFDPSVPMGHQPLIALPHLAALGIGFDETGAFVGGSAVVAVAVCHLVGSMAYGAGGLMHSLLFSSDMQESSVPQARKFKLEWDNPDNQTFILGHHLIFFGVACIWFVEWARIHGIYDPAIGAIRQVEYDLNLSHIWDHQFDFLTIDSLEDVMGGHAFLAFLEITGGAFHIATKQVGEYTKFKGAGLLSAEAILSWSLAGIGWMAVVAAFWCAQNTTVYPVEWFGEPLALKFGISPYWVDTVDLPNGAHTSRAWLSNVHYYFGFFFIQGHLWHALRAMGFDFKRVTNALSNLDTASVSLK; encoded by the coding sequence ATGCAGACCTATGGAAATTCAGCCGTCACCTACGGGTGGTGGGCTGGTAACTCAGGGGTCACCAACCGTTCAGGCAAATTTATTGCTGCACATGCCGCTCATACCGGTTTGATTGCTTTCTGGGCTGGTGCCTTCACGTTATTTGAATTGGCTCGATTTGACCCTTCCGTACCAATGGGTCATCAGCCTTTAATTGCGCTTCCTCATTTAGCAGCTTTGGGTATAGGTTTCGATGAAACTGGAGCCTTTGTTGGTGGAAGTGCGGTTGTCGCAGTAGCTGTGTGTCATCTAGTTGGATCCATGGCTTATGGGGCAGGTGGATTGATGCACTCTCTTCTTTTCTCAAGTGACATGCAGGAATCTTCTGTGCCACAGGCCAGAAAATTCAAGCTTGAATGGGACAACCCTGATAACCAGACTTTCATACTTGGACATCATTTGATTTTCTTCGGTGTTGCATGTATTTGGTTTGTTGAATGGGCGCGAATTCATGGAATCTACGATCCTGCTATTGGTGCTATTCGTCAGGTTGAATACGACCTAAACTTGAGTCATATCTGGGATCATCAGTTTGATTTTCTAACTATTGATAGTTTGGAAGATGTTATGGGAGGTCATGCATTTTTGGCTTTCTTGGAAATAACTGGTGGTGCATTCCATATCGCTACTAAGCAAGTTGGAGAATATACGAAGTTCAAAGGAGCTGGTCTTCTCTCTGCAGAAGCTATTCTTTCTTGGTCATTAGCTGGTATTGGCTGGATGGCAGTAGTTGCAGCATTCTGGTGCGCACAAAATACTACTGTTTACCCTGTTGAATGGTTTGGTGAACCATTAGCACTTAAATTTGGTATTTCTCCTTATTGGGTAGATACGGTTGATCTTCCTAATGGAGCTCATACTTCTCGCGCTTGGTTATCTAATGTTCATTATTACTTTGGATTCTTCTTTATCCAAGGTCATCTATGGCATGCTCTTAG